A stretch of Salvelinus alpinus chromosome 4, SLU_Salpinus.1, whole genome shotgun sequence DNA encodes these proteins:
- the LOC139572466 gene encoding meiotic recombination protein REC8 homolog → MDYVLVRVPPPLPGLPRPRFSLYLSSQLQYGVIIVYHRQCGMLLEEIQHILDRLAKTRTAQKIDVDESDRHALSLPDVLSLLEESEWAANPFFGEIHSGYTMPSPNTLIQLGGEFRREATPERPLLLSPGTPPQDGITASPDSITLIETEPVTIPSAEFEGAELTEVTHQNMGMIDLLMGQLDHFPEGEMETERERGPEREGESVGESEQEVERERAEKIERRRDLIGSLIGLPSTTLSSEDPTVLPGEETELPMEMPAALAEERTPVSVPLPPSTPGEPEERGMAGERERWRDSPTLQDVTPPVKQPRRRQLLFIDQETQITQEALQQQIDNTLIQTRPLVVISGPSKRTVSPADLLGNPCTTLPPELLLPWKQVAVITALTGSALLVGRTETDSESERERDRERVMEAEEEGDREQDGELSSKEVPRELAESGLSQHDVSTRSPLSLEVSDRDMSRENSPLDTPESRGSPVPRSVSKLKDIPEEGEGPLEREAEDIPLADLSAELLAAVTEPLEDHEGLLFPLLPPLAQRSRVTHSFWNLLEMVTARRLCVQQDEPYGDIIISPGPNYEEGNENV, encoded by the exons AtggactatgtgctggtgcgagTCCCGCCCCCTCTGCCGGGATTGCCCCGCCCCCgtttctccctctacctctcctcccagcTCCAATATGGTGTCATCATCGTCTACCACCGCCAGTGTGGGATGCTCCTGG aggAGATCCAGCACATTCTGGACAGACTAGCCAAGACCAGAACCGCCCAGAAGATCGACGTGGATGAGTCTGATAG ACACGCCCTTTCTCTCCCTGACGTGTTGTCTCTCCTGGAGGAAAGTGAGTGGGCCGCGAACCCCTTCTTTGGAGAAATACATTCTGGGTACACCATGCCCAGCCCCAACACACTAATACAG CTGGGTGGAGAGTTTAGGAGAGAAGCCACTCCTGAGCGCCCCCTGCTTCTGAGTCCAGGTACTCCCCCTCAGGAcg GTATCACAGCGTCTCCAGACTCCATCACTCTGATAGAGACTGAACCCGTCACCATCCCCTCAGCAGAG TTTGAAGGGGCGGAGCTCACTGAGGTCACACATCAAAACATGGGGATGATTGACTTGCTAATGGGCCAATTAGATCACTTCCCGGAGG gagagatggagacagagcgagagaggggcccagagagagaaggagaatctGTGGGAGAAAGTGAACAAGAagtagaaagagaaagagcagaaaagatagagaggaggagagatctcATTGGATCCCTTATTGG actgcCGTCTACCACCCTATCCAGCGAGGACCCCACGGTGCTGCCTGGCGAGGAGACAGAGCTGCCCATGGAGATGCCTGCCGCACTGGCAGAGGAGAGGACCCCAGTGTCTGTCCCTCTGCCCCCTTCCACACCCGGTGAACCAGAGGAGCGAGGGatggctggagagagggagagatggagagatagccCCACCCTACAGGATGTTACTCCCCCAGTGAAGCAACCTCGTAGGAGGCAGCTGCTCTTCATCgaccaggaaacacagattaccCAGGAGGCACTGCAGCAAcagatagacaacactctcataCAGACCAGGCCCctg GTTGTAATCAGTGGTCCCTCTAAGCGAACAGTGTCTCCAGCTGATCTCCTTGGTAACCCATGCACCA CCCTCCCCCCAGAGCTGCTGTTGCCATGGAAACAGGTGGCGGTCATCACAGCGCTCACTGGCTCCGCCCTGTTGGtagggaggacagagacagactcggagtcagagagagagagggatagagagagagtgatggaggcagaggaggagggagacagagagcaggaTGGAGAGCTCAGCTCAAAAGAG gtacctAGAGAGTTGGCAGAGTCAGGCCTGTCCCAGCATGATGTTTCCA CTCGGTCTCCGCTGTCCCTGGAGGTCTCTGATAGAGACATGTCCCGGGAGAACTCCCCCCTGGACACACCCGAGAGCAGAGG GTCTCCTGTCCCCAGGTCTGTGTCCAAACTGAAGGACATTCCAGAGGAGGGTGAGGGACCGcttgagagagaggcagaggacatACCCCTGGCTGATTTATCAGCAGAACTACTGGC TGCAGTGACAGAGCCTCTTGAGGATCATGAAGGGCTGCTGTTCCCTCTGCTGCCCCCACT